Part of the Aureitalea marina genome, ATCTTCGGTTGCCAAAGATCCGGGACCACATTTTTAGAGAATATTTTTCGTCATGATCTGAACTCATCCGTATTTGGTGAATTTAGTCCTTTAACAATAGGGGAGAGAAAAACGGTATTGAAAGGTAGAGCAGAGGTGACCACTTTGGTTAGTGATCAAAATGCAAAGTATGTCGTAATCAGACCCCTGTTTGAATCCGATCGTGCTATTGAGTTGATGAATTTTTTTCCCAACTCTATAGGAGTATGGATGTTTCGTGAAGGTAGTTTTGTAGTGGACTCTATGATGAGAAAATGGAAAGACCAATTCTTTGCTATTTCTCGGCGTGTCGAATCGGATGAGCAAGGACATTGGAGATTATCAAAATCTGTTATGGAGCATTCCCTCGAAAATGGAGAACTCCACGTGGCCGAACGATATGCTCGATATTGGATTATGAGAAATGAGATTCCTTTTGAGAATAAACTGATGGCCGATGAACGCTTACTATTCTTGGATTATAGAAAATTGGTTCAGGATCCGGGTCAATGCATAGTTCAGATACTACGACACGCAGGGAAGTTCGAAATTTGGCCTGATTTCAAAGTAGATGCTAGAACAAATCGGCTTTACCAAGAACCAAAATTGGAAATATCTCCTGAATCTAGACTGCGTTTGCAAGTCTTGTACAAAGAGTTAGAAGTAATCGGGAAACAACAATTCGGCTAATGATCGCAATCGTAACACCAAATCCGGATACTCCAGCCGAGACTTTCGTTAGGCAACACATCAGGTTAATTCAACCTGGAAAGACCGTGGTGGTCTATTGGGAAGGGAATGGAAATTCATTGGACGGTATATCCTCAAATCGTATACCTGCGCGTTCCAATTCTGTTCTTGGTAAATTGGTAAGCCTAAGGAGCTACATGTTGTGGGGTTATCCTGGACTTTTGGTTGGCCATCAAGGGAAGCAGTTAGAGAAATTTTTCAAGCATCACCAGGTCGAAGCAGTTCTGGCTGAATTTGGACCGACTGGTTGTGCAGTCATGCGAGTATGCGATAGGTTGAATTTACCACTGTTCGTGAATTTTCACGGTCATGATGCCACGGTCATGGCCAAACGAAAATTGATCCGTCGCGCCTATCGCTTTTTGAATAAAAGAGCGACTGGATTTATTTGCGGGTCCAATCATTTTAAACAAATTTTGATCGATCTTAATATTAGTGCAAATAAAATTCAGGTAATTCCTTGTGGAATTGAAATGGAAGAATTTGGGCCTTTGGAACAAGGTAAAGATGATGGTCTCGTTCTGGCAGTAGGTCGGTTTGTAGAGAAAAAAGCACCACATTTGACCATACAGGCATTTGCTAAGGTAGTTGAACAATGTCCTGAAGCCCGTTTAGAAATGATAGGAGGGGGGCCATTATTAGAAGAATGCAAAATATTGATTGATCGTCTAGACCTCACTCAGCAGGTTATACTCCATGGGGTTAAAGATCATCAATTCGTGAAGTCGAAAATGAAGCAGGCATCTGTATTCGTTCAGCACTCCGTAATAGCTAGTAATGGAGATATGGAAAGTCAGGGTGTATCATTGTTGGAGGCAATGGCCAGTTCGACGCCTCAGGTAGTCACGGATCACAATGGGTTTAGTGAGACGGTTTTAGAGAATGAAACAGGATTTTTGGTTCCTGAGGGCGATACCAACCAGATGGCCAATAGAATCATTGAGTTATTATCTGATCCTATAAAACGCTCTCGCTTTGGTATTCGATCCCAAGAGATTGCCAAATCTAAGTTCGAGTCTAGAAGTATGGCAGAAAAGATTCGAAATTTAATGTTAACCTCCAGTCGAGTTATATGAGCGCACAAGAAATACACAAGAGTGAATACGATTCCTTTTTCTGGTTGCACATCAAGAAATCTGCTGGAATCTCTACACGAAAACTGTTACAACCTCACTACGTTGAAGTGGTAAGAGGTAAGAAACCTCAAAATTTCATTCAATCCGATCGGTCTCAGTACAACGATATTCTCAATAATTTCCGAGTAGTTCTCGGTGAGTATCAATTTAAGCGAGCACTATTTGCGAAGAAATTCCTGTACAAGGAACAATGGGACAACATCTATTCCTTCGCCTTTGCCAGGGAACCAGTGGATCGTTGTGTCAGTATGTTCTTCTATTTGTTCTATGGAAAAGATTTGTCGTTGCCTCGGAAGATTTACAACACTTATCGAAACATTAGAACCTATGGTAAACCACTTAACTCATTAACCGGGCAGTTTGATCTTTTTTTAGACCTGGTGCAACAGGCACATGAGGACAGGACTTCCATTTACATTCCCAGGGGTTTACATTTCACCACACATACAGCTTCTGTTTTCGACGATGTGACAGACACGGAAGGGAAGGTCTTACTGACCGAAATATTCAAATTGGAGAATTTGTTGATGGGGGTCAAACGTGCTCATGAAGCCTGTGGACTTCCTATGAATAATCCGGAGGTTGATGTCAGGTCCAATAGAGGAAAGAACAAAAAGGAGTTTAGTCCCTCTGTTGAACAGCGAAGAAAGATCGAGTCCATTTTTTATAAGGACTTCGAATTATACGAGAATGCGAACTAGAACAATTATTATTTCAAGTAATGTATCCTTATGTTCCTGACAGATGATTTTTGTTATGTAGACATGCCAAAGACCGGCACGGTAGCCGTGAACAATTGGTTAAAGGAACTGTTTCCAGATCGGTATTTCAAACACCATGAAAAACCAAATGCGGACATTGTGAACAGTGGTCGCTTGCTGTTTGGCACATATCGAGACCCACATTCATTTTATCTTTCCTTGTGGACCTATGGTTGTACCAAAAGAGAGAGAACGGGTGGAGTTTACTCTAACTTAACCTCCTTTAGACTGTTCAAATCTTTGGCTTACTCCAAAAATAAACTCGGAGCAATTAGAGCAATAGTCTCCAAGCTAAGGCTTCGCAGATCATTGGATATAGAATACCATAAACGCCTCTATGCCGATAAGAATGACCCCGAATTATTTCGGCAATGGCTGCGAATTGTACTCGATCCAAAATATGCCTGCTTGCTTTCGGGCTCCTATTACTACAGTGGAATCCATAAATTAACAGGTCTGTACAGTTGGTACATGTTAACTTTCTACTTTAAAGACCTAGGTGTGTTGACGCAAGGTAAGGTCAGGTCTGAAAAAGAGCTTCTTCAATTTGTTGCTGCCAACTGCTACATCGACGAATTCATAGACCAACAAAATCTCTTTGAGAGTTTTCAAAATTTAATGCGGGAACATCAATTCTTAAAAAATAATGCCGTTTTAGATCGCCTGGAAGATCGCCCAATGAACAGTTCGAAATCTGGGCAGGTGGATCATATGTCATTCTATACGGACGAATTGGTCAAATTAGTCGAGAGTCGGGAGTCTGTAATTGTTCAGCTCATTAATAACCGCTACCTCTCTGAGTGAGTCAAGAAACAAATGAGTATGAGTTCAATTGGCATCTAAAAAGAGTCTAATTTGGGAAAGACAAAAGTTATCATGTTGAGTTCACTGGCATTTTCCGGTAGCACATTGTTCGGACTGGCCTTGGGTAGACATAGTAGAATGACCACTCTTGGTGAGGTTATGTATCTGGAGCGTGACTATCACCCAAATCTGCAATGTTCATGTGGAGAACGATTAGGAGAATGTCCAATGTGGAGTAGAGTAGTTAAGCAGGCTAACAGTCAATCTGTCGATGTCCAGTTCAAATTTGACAAGAAATGGAAAGGCGTTGATTTTGACAAGAAAGGATTTAACTTTTATAAATTTTTATTGATTAATGGTTTTCGTCCTCAACGAATCTATCGTGATGATCAAATTGAAAATTATCGGATTCGAAATGGGAACTTCTTTAACCTCATGGGGAAGGAATTCCCTGACACGGAGTACTTTGTTGATCTCTCCAAAACACCCGAACGCATGGAAGTATTGATGGGATCTCCGTCAATCGACGCTTATTATATTCATTTGAGGAGAAATCTGAAGGCTGTTTACAAATCCAATCTTTCTCGTCGCAAAATGACTCGGAAAGGATGGGGCTTCAAAATGTTACGTGAAAGTTATTTATTGCATGCCCGTGAACGTCATAGAAGAAAAGTCTTTGATCGAGTTCCTAAATCAAAAAGAATTACTGTAGATTTTGATCTCTTCAAGGCCCAGCCTATGCAAGAATACCGGCATGTGCTGAACTGGCTTAATTTACAAGATGAAGAGATCAAAGACCCAAGAAGTCTATCGATAAAGAAGCAACACTTATACTTAGGTAACCGCTGGCTTTTCTCGTCAGATCCAAATTATGATGTTCAAATATCTGAGAGCTCTCAAAAGGTTGAGTTGAATAGATTGGAACGTATGAGCTTTAATATATTTAAAACATTATTAAACCCTAATTTCAAAGACTAGATCAAGGATTTGAATTTGAATTAATTAAACAGAAATGAAGGTAGTATTTGGTTCGGTCCCTAAAGATAGTGGTACTTTCACATTTTACAGGAATGTTAGACCGGAACTGGAGAAATTGGGAATCAGCCTATACTGCGTATCCGTTGGTGCTGTTCAAAAGGGATTATGGCAAGATGAATACGCAGATGATAATTGCGTTCTGTTGGCACCAAATCACCATAGGGTTAAAACATTGTCAAAGGTATTTGTCGACTGGTGCATAGCCAACAAGATTGATTTTGTTATGGGAATCAATTCGGAACCTATTTTGAGTGCTATACCACACTTACCAAGATCAATTAAGGCAGTATCTAGATGTGCTAATGCATTTGATCACGGGTACAAAATAACGATGTCAGGCAGAGAAAGATTAATGGCAATTTTTGCGTTGACACCCCGTTTGAGGGATGATCTTATCAGCAAGTATGGGGCAGACCCGGAATTAATGCATTTAATCCCGAATGGAATCGACCCATCTCCTTACGATCAGCTAAGAAGAGATTCTGGAGCGGATTCCAATGTCTTGTCCATCGGATTTTTAGGAAGATTGGAGCATGTTCAAAAAGGGGTCATGCACATTCCGTCGATTGTGGAAGAATTAATGAAAAGAAAGATCCCTTTTCATCTTACAATAGCGGGAAAAGGCAAGGATTGTCAACGTCTCGAAACAGCACTTCAACAAGCCATATTGGATGGACAGGTCAGTATGATCGGGGCTTTACCCCCAAATGAAGTGCCTGAGTTTTTGACGGAACAGGACATATTCCTTTTCCCATCGCATTTTGAAGGCTGTCCAAATGCGCTCCTTGAAGCTATGATGGCGGGTTGTGTTTCGATGAGCTGGGTGATTAATGGTATAACGGACTTTGTTTTGAGGGACGGGAATACGGGATTCTTATTCGAGACAGGGGATTACAGAGGGATTGCGGAACGCATAGGCAAATTAGATAAGGATAGGAGACTAGTTAGTCAATTGGGTATTAATTCAGCTAAAGAGGCGAGAGATCGATTTACGCCAGAACGCACGGCAAAAGCGTATTTCGAGGTTCTTAAAACCTTAATGGATTCCGATCTTCCGGAGGTTGCAGTAAAGCCATGGTCTAAATTCAAAGGAGATCCTAATTTCAAGCACTTTGGTGATCCATGGATGCCGAGAAGTTGGCAATTTTGGCTGAAAAAACACTTGAAAAGGACAACAGCATTATGGTAGTCCATCAGATCATTAACGATTATGATTTATCCAGGGGTGGTGCCCAGCGGATTGTCAGATTACTTCATACAGGACTGAATGATGACAAGTTCAGCTCGAGGTTGATCGGTTTGTCATCATCTCCGACGCAAGAATTGACACAAGCGGAATCCTTTGGTTTCTCATCTGTCTATAATTGGAAAATTCCGTTCTCATTGTATCGCTATTTCCGAAAGAATGTTTCCGAAGGAGATGTTGTTCATGCACATCTTTTTCCCACGGTATTCCATGTATCTGTGCTAAAGCAGCTGGGATTACTACCCACATGTACATTTATCTACACTCAACACAGCACATCCAACCGGCGACGAAACAAATGGTGGGGAAGAATGATCGATAGTATTTCCTATAAGGCTTACGATCACATAGTGGGAATTAGCCATGGAACTACCTCTTCACTGCTATCTTGGAAACCTGAACTGGAAGAGAAACTCTTAACCATTAACAATGGGGCGGACCTTAACTTTTCAGAACCGATTAGTCGGAAATCTTCGGACTGTAAATTGAAAATATTGTCTGTTGGACGATTACACCGATCAAAGAACTACGCAACAGCTATCCGGGCGATCGCATTGATCAAAGACGTAGATTTCGAATTTCAAATAGCTGGAATTGGTCCTTTGCAAAAAGATCTAATGGAATTAGCGAAAGAATTGAAAATTTCGGACAAAGTGAAATTCTTGGGATATGTTCCAGATTTGAGTGATACCTTGCGGTCGGCAGATATTTTCTTGTTGACCTCTACTTGGGAAGGATTTGGCCTTGCCGCTGTTGAGGCCATGAATGCAAGTTTGCCATGTGTTTTATCCGACGTGATCGGACTCAGGGAATTAATACAAACTGATGGGCACGAGGGATAC contains:
- a CDS encoding sulfotransferase; translated protein: MGKTKVIMLSSLAFSGSTLFGLALGRHSRMTTLGEVMYLERDYHPNLQCSCGERLGECPMWSRVVKQANSQSVDVQFKFDKKWKGVDFDKKGFNFYKFLLINGFRPQRIYRDDQIENYRIRNGNFFNLMGKEFPDTEYFVDLSKTPERMEVLMGSPSIDAYYIHLRRNLKAVYKSNLSRRKMTRKGWGFKMLRESYLLHARERHRRKVFDRVPKSKRITVDFDLFKAQPMQEYRHVLNWLNLQDEEIKDPRSLSIKKQHLYLGNRWLFSSDPNYDVQISESSQKVELNRLERMSFNIFKTLLNPNFKD
- a CDS encoding glycosyltransferase family 4 protein; its protein translation is MKVVFGSVPKDSGTFTFYRNVRPELEKLGISLYCVSVGAVQKGLWQDEYADDNCVLLAPNHHRVKTLSKVFVDWCIANKIDFVMGINSEPILSAIPHLPRSIKAVSRCANAFDHGYKITMSGRERLMAIFALTPRLRDDLISKYGADPELMHLIPNGIDPSPYDQLRRDSGADSNVLSIGFLGRLEHVQKGVMHIPSIVEELMKRKIPFHLTIAGKGKDCQRLETALQQAILDGQVSMIGALPPNEVPEFLTEQDIFLFPSHFEGCPNALLEAMMAGCVSMSWVINGITDFVLRDGNTGFLFETGDYRGIAERIGKLDKDRRLVSQLGINSAKEARDRFTPERTAKAYFEVLKTLMDSDLPEVAVKPWSKFKGDPNFKHFGDPWMPRSWQFWLKKHLKRTTALW
- a CDS encoding glycosyltransferase; translation: MIAIVTPNPDTPAETFVRQHIRLIQPGKTVVVYWEGNGNSLDGISSNRIPARSNSVLGKLVSLRSYMLWGYPGLLVGHQGKQLEKFFKHHQVEAVLAEFGPTGCAVMRVCDRLNLPLFVNFHGHDATVMAKRKLIRRAYRFLNKRATGFICGSNHFKQILIDLNISANKIQVIPCGIEMEEFGPLEQGKDDGLVLAVGRFVEKKAPHLTIQAFAKVVEQCPEARLEMIGGGPLLEECKILIDRLDLTQQVILHGVKDHQFVKSKMKQASVFVQHSVIASNGDMESQGVSLLEAMASSTPQVVTDHNGFSETVLENETGFLVPEGDTNQMANRIIELLSDPIKRSRFGIRSQEIAKSKFESRSMAEKIRNLMLTSSRVI
- a CDS encoding glycosyltransferase family 4 protein, yielding MDAEKLAILAEKTLEKDNSIMVVHQIINDYDLSRGGAQRIVRLLHTGLNDDKFSSRLIGLSSSPTQELTQAESFGFSSVYNWKIPFSLYRYFRKNVSEGDVVHAHLFPTVFHVSVLKQLGLLPTCTFIYTQHSTSNRRRNKWWGRMIDSISYKAYDHIVGISHGTTSSLLSWKPELEEKLLTINNGADLNFSEPISRKSSDCKLKILSVGRLHRSKNYATAIRAIALIKDVDFEFQIAGIGPLQKDLMELAKELKISDKVKFLGYVPDLSDTLRSADIFLLTSTWEGFGLAAVEAMNASLPCVLSDVIGLRELIQTDGHEGYLIDPENPQEIAEKLKLLTADLENRNRMGLLAFNRSKSYGVGEMIKKYTELYKKELVGSQ
- a CDS encoding sulfotransferase family 2 domain-containing protein produces the protein MSAQEIHKSEYDSFFWLHIKKSAGISTRKLLQPHYVEVVRGKKPQNFIQSDRSQYNDILNNFRVVLGEYQFKRALFAKKFLYKEQWDNIYSFAFAREPVDRCVSMFFYLFYGKDLSLPRKIYNTYRNIRTYGKPLNSLTGQFDLFLDLVQQAHEDRTSIYIPRGLHFTTHTASVFDDVTDTEGKVLLTEIFKLENLLMGVKRAHEACGLPMNNPEVDVRSNRGKNKKEFSPSVEQRRKIESIFYKDFELYENAN
- a CDS encoding sulfotransferase, with amino-acid sequence MKTRRINRRASKKERYQLRNELGSPSAVIWIFGCQRSGTTFLENIFRHDLNSSVFGEFSPLTIGERKTVLKGRAEVTTLVSDQNAKYVVIRPLFESDRAIELMNFFPNSIGVWMFREGSFVVDSMMRKWKDQFFAISRRVESDEQGHWRLSKSVMEHSLENGELHVAERYARYWIMRNEIPFENKLMADERLLFLDYRKLVQDPGQCIVQILRHAGKFEIWPDFKVDARTNRLYQEPKLEISPESRLRLQVLYKELEVIGKQQFG